From Ochotona princeps isolate mOchPri1 chromosome X, mOchPri1.hap1, whole genome shotgun sequence, one genomic window encodes:
- the LOC131478618 gene encoding doublesex- and mab-3-related transcription factor C1-like, whose product MAILWTPIYIQNMTMAVGGHTGNVIIMPQMQVYACYISDLVVPSGVLLLTQPLGSTFLVCTPVTTEPPLVFSISGQPQGLLLVSGICTSLFLQPCVTLQPLIQQPQAPKESEQAVADTSEEQRKLEAAEALLALSNSSPAPTEPMHLAQPCNQSAPAGDRILQPPVPDMFPRPANSN is encoded by the exons ATGGCCATTCTTTGGACCCCCATCTACATCCAGAATATGACCATGGCAGTAGGAGGCCACA CTGGGAATGTGATCATCATGCCCCAGATGCAAGTCTATGCTTGCTACATCTCTGATCTG GTGGTACCCTCTGGGGTACTTCTGCTCACCCAGCCCCTAGGATCTACATTTCTGGTCTGCACTCCAGTGACTACGGAACCACCATTGGTGTTTTCTATTTCTGGACAGCCCCAAGGGCTCCTTCTCGTTTCTGGCAT ATGCACAAGTCTGTTCCTTCAGCCCTGTGTCACCCTTCAACCTCTGATACAACAACCACAG GCACCCAAAGAGTCTGAGCAAGCTGTGGCTGATACCTCCGAGGAGCAGCGGAAGTTGGAGGCTGCTGAGGCTCTGCTGGCTCTGAGCAACTCATCCCCAGCTCCAACTGAACCCATgcatctggcccagccttgcaaTCAATCAG ctcctgctggagatAGAATACTTCAGCCTCCTGTTCCTGATATGTTCCCCAGGCCAGCCAACTCCAACTAG